One Ignavibacteriales bacterium genomic region harbors:
- the ptsP gene encoding phosphoenolpyruvate--protein phosphotransferase yields MKSFKDIYKKSENKITGIAAAPGIVIGQVYSFSKEKLEISKAPITDIEESIKNFHEALKQSKKELNKIFGIAREKMDEVRAAIFEAQVMILDDPILIENIETRIQKEKIQPEFIVADEISKYQELMIISHESYMKERAHDIEDIKHRIIRNLQKKRWQSKIDKNLIVVSESLTPADTLLFSGREALAFVTDHGGLTSHAAIISRSLNIPAVVGTHNASTLIKDGDTIIVDGFHGYIITNPTEDQIDFFKEKQKKLFELQKGLDELKDQPAITLDGKEIKLDANVDVTGEIDMVITSNANGIGLYRSEQILNELGSFPDEEEQTIIYSKLASRIYPKVITIRAFDIGGDKFRFNDYKEPNPFLGLRGIRFLLENESLFRTQIRAVLRASETKNIRFMIPMISTLDEVWRSQKIIQECKTDLKKEKIKFDNHIKIGIMIEVPSAAVMAKEYAEEIDFISIGTNDLIQYMMAVDRGNDLVTNLYQEFSPVVVRTIHHIVEAAKNSKIPISICGEMAADTLAIPLLVGLGLDSLSMSPATILYAKRIIRDFEFKKAKILAEECLQCKTEIDIQKKVKKFFEENNITRTRNII; encoded by the coding sequence ATGAAATCTTTTAAAGACATATATAAAAAATCTGAAAACAAAATTACAGGAATTGCCGCCGCACCTGGAATTGTTATTGGTCAGGTATACTCATTTTCAAAAGAAAAACTTGAGATTAGCAAAGCACCAATTACCGATATTGAAGAATCAATAAAAAATTTTCACGAGGCTTTAAAGCAATCCAAAAAAGAATTAAATAAAATTTTTGGGATTGCTCGTGAAAAAATGGATGAAGTTAGAGCCGCAATATTTGAGGCTCAGGTTATGATACTTGATGATCCGATCTTAATTGAAAATATTGAAACAAGAATTCAAAAAGAAAAAATCCAACCTGAATTTATTGTTGCGGATGAAATATCAAAATATCAAGAGTTGATGATCATTTCGCACGAATCTTATATGAAAGAACGTGCACACGATATTGAAGATATTAAACATAGAATCATTCGCAATTTGCAAAAGAAAAGATGGCAATCAAAAATTGATAAGAACTTGATTGTTGTTAGTGAATCGTTAACTCCTGCCGACACATTACTTTTTTCTGGAAGAGAAGCGTTAGCTTTTGTTACTGATCATGGTGGTCTTACATCGCATGCGGCAATTATTTCTCGTTCGTTAAATATTCCTGCAGTTGTGGGTACACACAATGCTTCAACCCTTATTAAAGATGGTGATACAATTATTGTGGATGGTTTTCATGGTTACATCATTACAAATCCCACGGAAGATCAAATAGATTTCTTTAAAGAAAAACAAAAGAAATTATTTGAACTGCAAAAAGGTTTGGATGAATTAAAAGATCAGCCTGCAATTACGCTGGATGGAAAAGAAATTAAGCTAGATGCCAATGTGGATGTTACCGGCGAGATTGATATGGTAATTACAAGCAACGCAAATGGAATTGGACTTTATAGATCTGAGCAGATTTTAAATGAGCTTGGTAGTTTTCCTGATGAAGAAGAACAAACTATTATTTATTCCAAACTTGCATCCAGAATTTATCCAAAGGTCATAACAATTCGCGCTTTTGATATCGGTGGTGATAAATTTCGATTTAATGATTACAAAGAGCCAAATCCATTTTTGGGTTTGCGCGGGATTAGATTTCTTTTAGAAAATGAATCACTATTTCGTACTCAAATAAGAGCAGTATTAAGAGCAAGTGAAACTAAAAATATTCGTTTTATGATTCCAATGATTTCGACTTTAGATGAAGTCTGGCGATCACAAAAAATTATTCAGGAATGTAAGACTGATCTGAAAAAAGAAAAAATAAAATTTGATAATCATATTAAAATTGGGATTATGATTGAAGTTCCATCCGCTGCCGTTATGGCCAAAGAATATGCAGAAGAGATCGATTTTATAAGTATCGGAACAAATGATCTTATCCAATATATGATGGCAGTTGATCGAGGTAACGACCTTGTAACTAATTTATATCAAGAATTTAGCCCTGTTGTAGTTAGAACGATTCATCACATTGTTGAAGCAGCAAAGAATAGTAAAATTCCTATCAGTATTTGTGGGGAAATGGCAGCTGATACACTTGCAATTCCATTGCTTGTTGGATTAGGTTTGGATTCATTGAGTATGAGTCCAGCAACAATTCTTTACGCAAAAAGGATAATTCGTGATTTTGAATTTAAGAAAGCAAAAATTTTAGCGGAAGAATGTTTGCAGTGCAAAACTGAAATTGATATTCAGAAAAAAGTAAAAAAGTTTTTTGAGGAAAATAATATAACAAGAACAAGGAATATTATATAA
- a CDS encoding HPr family phosphocarrier protein: MIEKIVKIVNKAGLHTRPAATIVKLAAKYKSDFYIYRDGMSINGKSIIGVMTLAAEIGSELTLTFEGADEQKACDEIVAYFERGFDEL, encoded by the coding sequence ATGATTGAAAAAATAGTTAAGATAGTTAATAAAGCCGGATTGCATACACGTCCTGCAGCAACAATTGTAAAACTAGCGGCAAAATATAAAAGTGACTTTTATATTTATCGGGATGGAATGAGTATAAATGGTAAAAGTATTATTGGGGTTATGACTCTTGCAGCTGAAATTGGTTCAGAGTTGACACTAACTTTTGAAGGTGCAGATGAACAAAAAGCTTGCGATGAAATTGTTGCTTATTTTGAAAGGGGATTTGACGAGTTATGA
- a CDS encoding polyprenyl synthetase family protein, giving the protein MNRNPFSLYGPASYILESSGKRLRPLLVLLSARAVGGSYKQFYNAALSVEMLHNFTLVHDDIMDNADLRRGNLTLHKKYNLNTAILTGDILAAVAYEFLLKDCKINAKQALDSFTKGLVEVCEGQSLDTEFETRKNVSLPEYIKMIEKKTAALARMCCELGGYLANGNQDDIKALSNYGKYLGIAFQIQDDLLDIIADKFEFGKRIGGDLMEGKKTFLFIEALEKAKGKDKTDLLKVISNKGIKENQINYYKKIYEKLGVIDDAKFAIRSYSKKALRSINKLSNKGEIEIFHWLADSLIKRNK; this is encoded by the coding sequence ATGAATAGAAATCCATTCTCACTTTATGGTCCAGCTTCTTACATATTAGAAAGTAGCGGCAAGCGATTAAGACCACTACTTGTATTACTTTCAGCACGAGCAGTTGGCGGGAGTTATAAGCAGTTTTATAATGCAGCACTATCTGTTGAAATGCTTCACAACTTTACGCTTGTTCACGATGACATAATGGATAATGCTGATTTACGACGAGGTAATTTAACACTTCACAAAAAATACAATTTAAATACAGCAATTCTTACAGGGGATATTCTTGCTGCCGTAGCGTATGAATTTCTGCTAAAAGATTGTAAGATAAATGCAAAGCAAGCATTGGATTCATTTACCAAAGGGTTGGTTGAAGTTTGTGAAGGCCAAAGTTTGGATACCGAATTTGAAACACGCAAGAATGTTTCTCTTCCGGAATACATAAAAATGATTGAGAAAAAAACTGCCGCTCTTGCTAGAATGTGCTGTGAACTTGGTGGCTATCTTGCAAATGGAAACCAGGATGATATAAAAGCACTTTCTAATTATGGAAAATACCTTGGAATTGCTTTTCAAATACAGGATGATCTGTTAGATATTATTGCCGATAAATTTGAGTTTGGAAAACGAATCGGTGGTGATTTGATGGAAGGGAAAAAAACATTTTTATTTATTGAAGCACTCGAAAAGGCAAAAGGGAAAGACAAAACTGATTTATTAAAAGTTATTTCAAATAAAGGTATCAAAGAAAATCAAATAAATTATTATAAAAAGATTTATGAAAAACTTGGTGTTATTGATGATGCAAAATTTGCGATCCGTAGTTATTCAAAGAAAGCATTAAGATCAATAAATAAACTATCCAATAAAGGGGAAATAGAAATATTCCACTGGCTGGCTGATTCATTAATTAAACGAAATAAATAA
- a CDS encoding type 2 isopentenyl-diphosphate Delta-isomerase: MPKSITETSKRKKEHIELCLTDKVAFNSKTNGFDKYDFIHSAITEVDISKISFQTKLFSKKINYPFLISCMTGGTEEAENINNRLAEIAEELKIPIGVGSQRQALENKDHHNSYKIIRKKAKSVPVFGNIGAAQVVQSKNISEILLLIEMLEADAFVVHLNPLQELLQKEGEPRFVGLLKKIEKLVQKSKVQIIIKEVGSGISKDAAIKLLNVGVRGIDVAGAGGTSWAGVELLRNKSTDNEFWDWGLPTSFCLKEIYPLKKKYNFTLIGSGGINSASDLAIAFALGSDIVASARIILQTLINKDEEAVIKLIVNWFEHLKKIMYLTGSHDLTQLKEDKLILKELLF, translated from the coding sequence ATGCCAAAATCAATAACTGAAACATCAAAAAGGAAAAAAGAGCACATTGAACTTTGCTTAACGGACAAAGTTGCATTTAATTCTAAGACGAACGGTTTTGATAAATATGACTTTATACATAGCGCTATAACTGAAGTTGATATTTCAAAAATTTCATTTCAGACAAAATTATTTTCTAAGAAAATTAATTATCCTTTTCTTATTTCTTGCATGACTGGTGGAACCGAGGAAGCAGAAAATATAAATAATAGACTTGCGGAAATTGCTGAAGAATTAAAAATACCAATAGGAGTTGGAAGCCAAAGACAAGCATTAGAAAATAAAGATCATCACAATTCATACAAAATAATACGGAAAAAAGCTAAAAGTGTGCCTGTGTTTGGGAATATTGGGGCAGCACAGGTTGTTCAATCAAAGAACATTTCTGAAATATTATTATTAATTGAAATGCTTGAGGCAGATGCGTTTGTGGTTCATTTAAATCCGTTACAGGAACTTCTGCAAAAAGAAGGCGAACCAAGATTTGTTGGATTGTTAAAAAAAATAGAAAAGTTGGTTCAAAAATCTAAAGTACAAATAATTATTAAGGAAGTTGGTTCCGGAATAAGTAAAGATGCTGCGATAAAACTTTTAAATGTTGGCGTGCGTGGTATTGATGTTGCTGGTGCAGGTGGAACAAGCTGGGCTGGAGTTGAATTACTTAGAAATAAATCAACGGATAATGAATTTTGGGATTGGGGATTGCCAACTTCATTTTGTCTGAAAGAAATTTATCCATTAAAAAAGAAATATAATTTTACGTTAATCGGTTCCGGTGGAATCAATTCGGCATCGGATCTTGCTATTGCTTTTGCATTGGGCTCTGATATAGTTGCATCGGCAAGAATTATTTTGCAAACTCTCATAAATAAAGATGAGGAAGCAGTAATAAAATTAATCGTAAATTGGTTCGAGCATCTAAAAAAGATTATGTATCTGACGGGTTCTCATGATCTTACTCAATTAAAAGAAGATAAATTAATTTTAAAGGAATTATTGTTTTGA
- the pabB gene encoding aminodeoxychorismate synthase component I, protein MKIEDIINKVVSTPNAAFFFTPQIYGKSDSYLFLKPKEIITVKSLRDLDQKLSQIDNLVNKGIYGYSLINYEAGYLLEKSLNYLLPRNEKLFQFFFYDKKEVQKIKSFDIDFSESEKYKIKNFKLNKLKDDFVKSIKKIKSYIEEGDTYQVNYTIKGNFNFSGSFSGLFNNLVFNQSAKYTSIINNSNDIIISLSPELFFEINKSKIISKPMKGTSRRGIELTIDALAKYELENSEKNRAENVMIVDMIRNDLGKISKYGSVKVKNLFEVEKYESVYQMVSTIEAKMRKNISLSEVIKNIFPCGSITGAPKIRTMEIINELEKDKRNIYTGGIGLIRNNKITFNVPIRTLTINKKSGNGTIGLGSGVVWDSVAEEEYEETKLKGNFLSHPEKPFEIFETMLLKDGKIFLVKDHLNRMQQTAEYFLFCFDKKLIESQLNQIIKNTDHKSYRIRIALDKFGKLTHSILALQELPKCINVIISNKRVSANNKFQYFKTTNRILYNSEYKKYSSIGFFDVIFINESNEISEGAITNIFIHNNDIISTPHTNAGILPGVYRKHLLKNNSMIRERRIYLKDLIEADKIVLTNSVRGEIEVGKLYLNESEFMEYK, encoded by the coding sequence AAAGTAGTATCAACTCCTAATGCAGCGTTCTTTTTTACTCCGCAAATTTATGGAAAGAGTGACTCATATTTATTTCTAAAGCCGAAAGAAATTATAACTGTAAAATCTTTACGAGATCTGGATCAAAAATTATCTCAGATAGACAATCTAGTAAACAAAGGAATTTATGGATATTCTTTGATCAATTACGAAGCAGGATATTTATTAGAAAAGTCTTTGAACTATCTATTACCTAGAAATGAAAAATTGTTTCAATTTTTCTTTTATGATAAAAAGGAAGTACAGAAAATAAAATCATTTGATATTGATTTTAGTGAAAGCGAAAAGTATAAAATTAAAAATTTCAAACTGAATAAATTAAAAGATGATTTTGTAAAATCAATTAAAAAAATTAAATCATACATTGAAGAAGGTGACACTTATCAAGTTAATTACACAATAAAAGGTAATTTTAATTTTAGTGGTTCCTTTTCAGGATTATTTAACAATCTTGTGTTCAATCAATCTGCTAAATACACATCCATTATCAATAATTCTAATGATATAATTATTTCTTTATCTCCGGAATTATTCTTTGAAATTAATAAAAGTAAAATCATTTCAAAGCCGATGAAAGGGACATCAAGGAGGGGAATAGAGTTGACCATTGATGCGCTTGCAAAATATGAATTGGAGAATAGTGAAAAAAATCGTGCTGAAAATGTTATGATAGTTGATATGATTCGAAATGATTTGGGCAAGATTAGTAAATACGGTTCAGTGAAAGTTAAAAATTTGTTTGAAGTTGAAAAGTATGAGTCAGTTTATCAAATGGTAAGTACGATTGAAGCGAAGATGCGAAAAAATATTAGTCTTTCTGAAGTTATAAAAAATATATTCCCTTGCGGATCAATTACAGGTGCTCCAAAAATCAGAACAATGGAAATTATTAATGAATTAGAAAAAGATAAACGTAATATTTATACAGGCGGAATCGGCTTGATTAGAAATAATAAAATTACTTTTAATGTTCCGATTAGAACTTTAACAATTAATAAAAAATCCGGCAACGGAACAATTGGACTTGGAAGTGGGGTCGTTTGGGATAGTGTAGCTGAAGAAGAATATGAAGAGACAAAATTGAAAGGGAACTTTTTATCGCATCCTGAAAAACCTTTTGAAATTTTTGAAACAATGCTTTTAAAGGATGGGAAAATATTTTTAGTTAAAGATCATCTAAATAGAATGCAGCAGACAGCAGAATATTTTCTTTTTTGTTTTGATAAAAAGCTTATTGAATCCCAATTAAATCAAATCATAAAAAATACTGACCACAAGTCGTATCGAATAAGAATTGCATTAGATAAATTTGGAAAATTGACACATTCAATTTTGGCTTTACAAGAGTTACCAAAATGTATCAATGTAATCATTTCGAATAAAAGAGTTAGTGCTAATAACAAATTTCAATATTTTAAAACTACTAATCGTATCCTGTACAATTCAGAGTATAAAAAATATTCCTCAATAGGCTTTTTTGATGTTATCTTTATTAATGAGTCCAATGAGATTTCAGAAGGTGCGATTACAAATATATTCATTCACAATAACGATATAATATCAACTCCGCATACGAATGCTGGCATATTGCCTGGAGTTTATCGAAAACATTTATTAAAAAATAATTCAATGATCCGTGAACGAAGAATATATCTGAAAGATTTAATTGAAGCTGATAAAATTGTGTTAACAAATTCTGTTCGGGGTGAGATTGAAGTGGGTAAATTATACCTTAACGAAAGCGAATTTATGGAGTACAAATAG